From the genome of Argentina anserina chromosome 4, drPotAnse1.1, whole genome shotgun sequence, one region includes:
- the LOC126790211 gene encoding histone-lysine N-methyltransferase, H3 lysine-9 specific SUVH4-like, whose product MGALKGSTGEPRVSPGRKNSRKRTSPRDAKRDGRKKAKANGETADTTEVNNLGISWFAPLSELGKNSISSIKKLRETRRLNYLITTDEFHLTRKSQRDLGQESSEDVENELPGLVCSDICNGKENICIPVTNEVDVPPVAPEEFEYLSSIRVAKNLVIPASADGCNCKGKCNARTCSCAILNGYDFPYVAKTGGGRLFEPKAVVFECGPNCGCGPKCLNRTSQQGLKYKLEVYKTPDKGWAVRSWDLIPSGGYVCEYTGVLTKTSDLDNVSVNDYFFEIDCEHTMKGIGVREKRLGEVHTVNGHGAGENGGNKSLDESDPEYCIDAGSSGNFARFINHSCEPNLFVQCVLSSHHDVKLARIVLFAADDISPMQELTYDYGYELGSVVGADGRVKELACYCGTADCRKRLYQLLCHVRLLLVLDAPTCYH is encoded by the coding sequence ATGGGGGCCTTAAAGGGATCCACCGGTGAGCCTAGGGTTAGCCCCGGCAGGAAAAACAGTCGCAAACGGACGTCACCAAGGGATGCAAAGAGAGACGGCAGAAAGAAAGCCAAGGCTAACGGTGAAACTGCAGACACTACGGAGGTAAATAATTTAGGGATAAGTTGGTTTGCTCCTTTATCCGAGTTGGGCAAGAACTCTATAAGCTCTATCAAAAAGCTCAGAGAAACCCGTAGACTCAACTATTTAATCACTACTGATGAGTTCCATCTAACTCGCAAGAGTCAGCGGGATTTAGGTCAAGAGTCTTCCGAAGATGTTGAGAATGAGTTACCTGGCTTGGTTTGTAGTGATATTTGTAATGGCAAAGAAAATATATGCATCCCTGTTACTAATGAAGTTGACGTCCCTCCTGTAGCTCCGGAAGAGTTTGAATATCTTAGCTCCATTAGGGTTGCAAAAAATCTAGTTATTCCGGCGAGCGCCGACGGATGTAATTGTAAAGGAAAGTGCAATGCGAGGACTTGTTCGTGTGCTATTCTCAATGGATATGATTTTCCTTATGTTGCCAAAACTGGTGGCGGCAGGTTGTTTGAACCCAAGGCTGTTGTTTTCGAGTGTGGTCCGAACTGCGGCTGCGGCCCCAAGTGCTTGAACCGCACATCTCAGCAAGGATTGAAGTATAAGCTAGAAGTATATAAGACACCTGATAAAGGCTGGGCCGTTAGGTCCTGGGATCTTATTCCGTCCGGGGGTTATGTGTGCGAGTATACTGGTGTTCTAACGAAGACCAGTGACCTAGACAATGTCTCTGTGAATGATTACTTTTTTGAAATCGATTGTGAGCATACAATGAAGGGGATTGGAGTTAGGGAGAAGCGTCTGGGTGAAGTGCACACTGTAAATGGCCATGGTGCTGGCGAGAATGGAGGTAACAAGTCATTAGACGAAAGTGACCCCGAGTATTGTATAGATGCCGGATCCAGTGGAAATTTTGCGAGGTTCATCAATCATAGTTGCGAGCCAAATCTTTTTGTGCAATGTGTATTGAGTTCTCACCATGATGTTAAACTAGCTAGGATTGTGTTGTTTGCTGCAGATGACATATCTCCGATGCAAGAGCTGACATATGACTATGGTTATGAGCTTGGTAGTGTGGTTGGTGCTGATGGAAGAGTCAAGGAGTTAGCTTGCTATTGTGGTACAGCAGACTGTCGAAAGCGTTTGTACCAGCTTTTGTGCCATGTTCGATTACTATTGGTATTGGATGCTCCAACTTGCTACCATTAA